The Desulfovibrio aminophilus genome segment TCGCCTCCGCCGCCATCGGCATCTTCCTGGGCACGATCTCGCGAAACATGCCGCAGCTGGGCCTGCTGATGATCATGGTCATCCTGCCGCTCGAAATCCTCTCCGGCGGAGTCAGCCCCCGCGAGAGCATGCCGGAGCTGGTGCAGGGCATCATGATGGTGGCCCCTACCACGCATTTCGTCAGCCTGGCCCAGGCGATCCTTTACCGGGGGGCGGACCTGGGCATGGTCTGGCCGCGCTTTCTGGCCATCCTGGCCATCGGCCTGGGCTTCTTCCTTCTCGCCCTGGGCCTTTTCCGCCGGAGCCTGGCGCGGTCCCAGTGACGCGCGGGGCGCGCCGGACAGCCCCAGAACAACGGAAAAGGCCGGAGAAGAATCCTCCCCGGCCTTCTTGCTTTTCCGATGTCCTTCTTCGTCCTCCGGCACCCCTCTCTTCGCCTTTCTATAACCCCCTGAAGGGGGCTAGAAGCGCTCGAATTCGCCGTCGTCGGCCAGATCCAGGTCCACGCCCTTGCCCGCGACGGGCTTGGGCTTGGCCTCGGCCTTGGCGGCCTTGGCCGGTGCGGCGGGCAGGGGCTTCCTGGGTGCGGGCGCGGCGCTGATGCGCTTGCGGGGGCCGCCGCCGGTCCCGTCCACCTGGAAGAAGCTCATGGTGTGCTGGAGCTGCACGGCCTGGCTGGAGAGCTCCTCGGAGGTGGAGGCCATTTCCTCGGAAGCCGAGGCGTTCTGCTGGATGACCTGGTCGAGCTGCTGGATGGCCTTGTTGATCTGCTCGGCCCCGGCGTTCTGCTCGTTGCTGGCGGCGGCGATCTCCTGGACCAGTTCGGCGGTCTTCTGGATGTCGGGCACGAGCTTCAAGAGCATGCGCCCGGCCTTGTCGGCCACGTCCACGCTGGAGGAGGAGAGCTCGCTGATTTCCCCGGCGGCCGCGCCGGAACGCTCGGCCAGCTTGCGGACCTCGGCGGCGACCACGGCGAAGCCCTTGCCGTGCTCGCCCGCGCGGGCGGCCTCGATGGCCGCGTTCAGGGCCAGGAGGTTGGTCTGCCGGGCGATCTCCTCGATGATGCCGATCTTCTCGGCGATGTTCTTCATGGCCGCGACGGCCTGGTTCACGGCCGATCCGCCCTCCTCGGCGTCCTTGGCGGCCTGCTGGGCGATGGATTCGGTCTGGCGGGCGTTGTCCGCGTTCTGGCGGATGTTGGAGGTCATCTCCTCCATGCTGGAGGAGACTTCCTCGATGGCGGCGGCCTGCTCGGTGGCTCCCTGGGACAGGGACTGGGAACTGGCGGACAGCTCCTCGGAGCCGGAGGCCACGTTGTCGGTGGCCCCGCGCACGTCGGCCACCACGTCGCGCAGGCGGTCGGCCATTTCATTGAGGGAACGGGCCAGGATGCCGATCTCGTCCTTCTGGTCGATGTCCAGGGA includes the following:
- a CDS encoding methyl-accepting chemotaxis protein, with protein sequence SLDIDQKDEIGILARSLNEMADRLRDVVADVRGATDNVASGSEELSASSQSLSQGATEQAAAIEEVSSSMEEMTSNIRQNADNARQTESIAQQAAKDAEEGGSAVNQAVAAMKNIAEKIGIIEEIARQTNLLALNAAIEAARAGEHGKGFAVVAAEVRKLAERSGAAAGEISELSSSSVDVADKAGRMLLKLVPDIQKTAELVQEIAAASNEQNAGAEQINKAIQQLDQVIQQNASASEEMASTSEELSSQAVQLQHTMSFFQVDGTGGGPRKRISAAPAPRKPLPAAPAKAAKAEAKPKPVAGKGVDLDLADDGEFERF